The following coding sequences lie in one Phragmites australis chromosome 8, lpPhrAust1.1, whole genome shotgun sequence genomic window:
- the LOC133927668 gene encoding probable CCR4-associated factor 1 homolog 9: MAAVRSVWSDNFAAESAVLFDVAPHATHVAFNVQYPGCIFHGDGKTHYTNLTAEERYALVRANVNPLQPLQVGLAVRTDDGRLLAWEFNLSNFDIASDVCYRCAPDSIAYLASRGVDFWKLKYDGIPGYRLRWLLRDSGLIRARPAWATFAGAFHVAYLLKIMIGEYLPTNLDGFMNLVRQKIGAHVYDVKLLAREHDHGCRGPLKLIAKQLGAAPSVEAETALAGEAAVLALQSFEVLKDKLGNNTGKYSSELCGIQTF; encoded by the coding sequence ATGGCCGCCGTCCGTTCCGTGTGGTCGGACAACTTCGCCGCCGAGTCCgccgtcctcttcgacgtcgcgccGCACGCCACCCACGTCGCGTTCAACGTGCAGTACCCTGGCTGCATCTTCCACGGCGACGGCAAGACCCACTACACGAACCTCACCGCTGAGGAGCGCTACGCGCTCGTCCGGGCGAACGTGAACCCCCTCCAGCCGCTGCAGGTCGGCCTCGCCGTCCGCACCGACGATGGCCGGCTCCTCGCGTGGGAGTTTAACCTCTCCAACTTCGACATCGCCTCCGACGTCTGCTACCGCTGCGCGCCGGACTCCATCGCGTACCTCGCCAGCCGCGGGGTCGACTTCTGGAAGCTGAAGTACGATGGGATCCCCGGGTACAGGCTCCGGTGGCTGCTCCGGGACTCCGGCCTGATCAGAGCCCGGCCGGCGTGGGCCACTTTCGCCGGCGCGTTCCACGTCGCCTACTTGCTCAAGATCATGATCGGCGAGTATCTTCCCACCAACCTCGACGGCTTCATGAACCTGGTGCGCCAGAAGATCGGCGCGCACGTCTACGACGTCAAGCTCCTGGCCAGAGAGCACGACCACGGATGCAGGGGTCCGCTGAAGCTAATCGCGAAACAGCTGGGCGCCGCGCCGAGCGTGGAGGCGGAGACGGCGCTTGCCGGAGAGGCTGCCGTGCTGGCGTTGCAGTCTTTCGAGGTTCTTAAGGACAAGCTTGGAAACAACACTGGCAAGTACAGCAGCGAGCTGTGCGGCATCCAGACTTTCTAG
- the LOC133926807 gene encoding uncharacterized protein LOC133926807 isoform X2, which produces MAASPVVIRSRVLARAVSSSIRRSLLGAHHHSPPSLLAASPRPSAVHRLPSVCGGLLSLMPLHSAVASARLRSAISPESQSWGVVPQGNSMPL; this is translated from the exons ATGGCGGCCTCACCCGTGGTCAttagatctagggttttagCCCGCGCCGTCTCCTCCTCCATCCGCCGCAGCCTCCTCGGCGCGCACCACcactctcctccctctctccttgcCGCATCTCCCCGCCCGTCCGCCGTCCACAG GTTACCTTCAGTGTGCGGGGGCTTGCTGTCCCTGATGCCGCTGCACAGCGCCGTCGCATCGGCGCGGCTCCGGTCGGCGATCTCGCCCGAGTCCCAGAGCTGGGGCGTCGTCCCCCAAG GAAACTCTATGCCTTTATGA
- the LOC133926809 gene encoding TOM1-like protein 9: protein MPQSVLVDRATSESLIGPDWSLNLEICDILNHDPSQAKDVVKTIKKRIGHKNSKVQLLTLTLLETLIKNCGDFVHMHVAERDILHEMVKMVKKKPDYHVKEKILILIDTWQEAFGGARARYPQYYAAYQELLRAGAVFPQRPESSVPIYTPPQTHPLRNYPPPALRNADYRQDAPESSSPPEVPTLSLTEIQNARGVMDVLSDMLNAIDPGNREGLRQEVIVDLVDQCRSYKQRVVQLVNSTSDEELLSQGLLLNDDLQRVLAKHDAIAAGIAVRVEKPKSLQAREDSSPTKPAVKKEGDQRPSEGGSNMTPFEQLALPAPPSSSSSKSSGGAAINPNIDLLSGDDFFKPEPVNSQALVSVGNPPAASASSGHSTLDLMDMFADSSVGDNNNQNPAISVLNTHPNLSAPQAYPSRQHPVPPQQHSPYSNGLNSSTMTPYDQRSDLNSASPWNGQFAHGTVPPQQAPNYGQDDQNSNLPPPPWEAQPTESDQFQAGYPGGLSIPSGQLGVSQPQPVQVTQSGQQVALSQPMPTGQLGGMQFQPGVGVQQPHSMQNMQYGGMYPPVQGNLPAGMYPQQMAGDFYQQHMYGGQMAGYGYGQQPGDYYAPNAGYVYASANELSHRMNGLSVQDNSLYGTPASSSIQQRNKPSRPEDSLFSDLVNIAKTKPSKTGI, encoded by the exons ATGCCGCAGTCGGTGCTGGTGGATCGCGCGACGAGCGAGTCGCTCATCGGGCCCGACTGGTCGCTCAACCTCGAGATCTGCGACATCCTCAACCACGACCCCTC GCAAGCCAAAGATGTAGTGAAGACCATCAAGAAACGGATTGGGCACAAGAACTCAAAGGTTCAACTTCTCACATTAACG ttgctgGAGACCCTGATTAAAAATTGTGGCGATTTTGTTCATATGCATGTTGCTGAGAGGGATATACTTCATGAAATGGTGAAGATGGTTAAGAAAAAG cCTGATTATCATGTAAAAGAGAAGATACTAATTCTTATAGACACTTGGCAAGAAGCTTTTGGCGGTGCCCGTGCAAGATATCCACAGTATTATGCAGCATATCAAGAGCTACTG CGTGCTGGAGCTGTATTTCCTCAAAGACCAGAGAGTTCTGTGCCAATCTATACTCCTCCACAGACACACCCTCTACGGAACTATCCACCTCCTGCTTTACGTAATGCTGATTATCGACAAGATGCACCTGAATCATCTTCACCACCAGAAGTACCTACTTTGAG CTTGACAGAAATTCAGAATGCACGTGGGGTTATGGATGTTCTTTCAGATATGTTGAATGCTATTGATCCTGGAAACAGAGAG GGTCTAAGGCAGGAGGTCATTGTGGACCTTGTGGACCAATGCCGTTCTTACAAGCAAAGAGTGGTGCAGCTTGTTAACTCAACGTC GGATGAGGAGCTGCTAAGCCAAGGCCTTTTATTGAACGATGATTTGCAGCGTGTTCTAGCAAAACACGATGCAATTGCTGCTGGGATAGCAGTTAGGGTAGAAAAACCAAAATCACTGCAGGCTCGTGAGGACAGTTCTCCAACAAAGCCGGCGGTGAAAAAAGAGGGAGATCAAAG GCCTTCTGAAGGAGGCAGTAACATGACTCCATTTGAGCAGTTAGCGCTTCCTGCGCCTCCATCATCCAGCAGTTCAAAATCTAGTGGAGGAGCAGCCATTAACCCTAATATTGACCTACTTAGTGGAGATGATTTCTTCAAACCAGAACCTGTTAATTCCCAAGCCCTTGTTTCTGTAGGCAATCCACCTGCAGCTTCAGCTTCTTCAGGCCATAGTACTTTAGACCTTATGGACATGTTTGCAGACAGCAGTGTTGGCGATAATAACAACCAGAACCCTGCCATCTCTGTATTAAACACACATCCTAATCTCTCTGCACCACAAGCCTATCCTTCTCGACAGCATCCTGTTCCACCACAACAGCATTCTCCATATTCTAATGGGTTAAATTCGAGTACAATGACACCATATGATCAACGCTCTGACTTAAACTCGGCAAGTCCATGGAATGGTCAGTTTGCTCATGGAACGGTTCCACCTCAGCAGGCACCAAATTATG GTCAAGATGATCAAAACAGCAACCTCCCGCCACCACCTTGGGAAGCCCAGCCTACAGAAAGTGATCAATTCCAAGCTGGCTATCCTGGTGGGCTATCAATACCATCTGGACAACTAGGAGTTAGTCAACCCCAACCAGTTCAAGTTACCCAGTCTGGCCAACAAGTTGCGCTGTCACAACCAATGCCAACTGGACAATTAGGAGGAATGCAGTTTCAGCctggagttggggttcaacaaccGCATTCTATGCAAAATATGCAGTATGGGGGAATGTACCCTCCAGTGCAAGGCAACCTACCAGCAGGCATGTATCCCCAGCAGATGGCAGGAGATTTCTACCAGCAACATATGTATGGTGGCCAGATGGCCGGTTATGGCTATGGTCAGCAGCCTGGAGACTACTATGCTCCGAATGCTGGATATGTGTATGCCAGTGCAAATGAGCTTTCCCATAGGATGAATGGGCTCTCGGTGCAAGACAACAGTTTATATGGTACACCTGCATCCTCTTCCATCCAGCAGCGTAATAAGCCAAGCCGACCAGAAGATTCACTCTTTAGTGATCTTGTCAACATCGCCAAAACAAAGCCTAGCAAAACTGGCATCTAA
- the LOC133926807 gene encoding uncharacterized protein LOC133926807 isoform X1, which produces MAASPVVIRSRVLARAVSSSIRRSLLGAHHHSPPSLLAASPRPSAVHRLPSVCGGLLSLMPLHSAVASARLRSAISPESQSWGVVPQDLCMLFVIEMDAGMTSISKHVLYDVLC; this is translated from the exons ATGGCGGCCTCACCCGTGGTCAttagatctagggttttagCCCGCGCCGTCTCCTCCTCCATCCGCCGCAGCCTCCTCGGCGCGCACCACcactctcctccctctctccttgcCGCATCTCCCCGCCCGTCCGCCGTCCACAG GTTACCTTCAGTGTGCGGGGGCTTGCTGTCCCTGATGCCGCTGCACAGCGCCGTCGCATCGGCGCGGCTCCGGTCGGCGATCTCGCCCGAGTCCCAGAGCTGGGGCGTCGTCCCCCAAG ATCTGTGCATGTTGTTTGTCATAGAAATGGATGCTGGTATGACTTCCATATCAAAACATGTACTGTACGATGTATTATGTTAG